A region from the Actinoplanes sp. OR16 genome encodes:
- a CDS encoding serine/threonine dehydratase, with product MIDLDDVHAAARRIEGRVRRTPVVAAGPDRWFKLEYLQHAGSFKTRGMVNQILAGAERGELTDAGVVAASGGNAGLAAAYAARELGVPAEVFVPVTAPAVKVAKLGKLGARVVQTGNEYAEAYAAALSRTDALFCHAYDDPDMVAGNGTIGLELLAELPELDTVLVAVGGGGLIGGVIAALRSRVRIIAVEPRTSRALNAALEAGAPIDVPVSGVAADSLGARRVGDIAFELARSAEIGSVLVSDDAIVEARRRLWDDYRIVVEHGTAAAQAALLSGAYRPAPGEKVAVLLCGANTNPSDLA from the coding sequence GTGATTGATCTTGACGATGTGCACGCGGCGGCTCGGCGGATCGAGGGGCGGGTCCGGCGCACGCCGGTGGTCGCGGCCGGACCGGACCGCTGGTTCAAGCTCGAATACCTGCAGCACGCCGGCTCGTTCAAGACCCGCGGCATGGTCAACCAGATCCTCGCCGGGGCCGAACGCGGCGAACTCACCGACGCCGGCGTGGTGGCGGCCTCCGGGGGCAACGCCGGGCTGGCGGCCGCCTACGCGGCACGGGAGCTGGGTGTCCCGGCAGAGGTGTTCGTGCCGGTGACGGCGCCGGCGGTCAAGGTGGCGAAGCTCGGCAAGCTCGGCGCGCGGGTCGTCCAGACCGGGAACGAGTACGCCGAGGCCTACGCGGCGGCGCTGTCCCGGACGGACGCGCTGTTCTGTCACGCCTACGACGACCCGGACATGGTCGCCGGGAACGGCACGATCGGCCTCGAACTGCTCGCTGAACTGCCGGAGCTCGACACGGTCCTGGTCGCGGTGGGCGGCGGGGGCTTGATCGGTGGGGTCATCGCGGCGCTGCGGTCCCGCGTACGAATAATCGCCGTTGAACCTCGGACCTCCCGCGCTCTGAACGCGGCCCTGGAGGCGGGCGCGCCGATCGACGTGCCGGTCTCCGGAGTGGCCGCCGACTCGCTGGGAGCGCGGCGCGTCGGCGACATCGCGTTCGAGCTGGCCCGGTCCGCGGAGATCGGCTCGGTGCTGGTCTCCGACGACGCGATCGTCGAAGCCCGCCGCCGGCTCTGGGACGACTACCGGATCGTCGTCGAGCACGGCACCGCGGCGGCTCAGGCCGCACTGCTCTCCGGCGCCTACCGGCCCGCGCCCGGGGAGAAGGTGGCGGTGCTGCTCTGCGGGGCGAACACGAATCCGTCCGATCTGGCCTGA